From Gemmatimonadaceae bacterium, the proteins below share one genomic window:
- a CDS encoding transglycosylase SLT domain-containing protein, producing MPTPTRLSLIAAVLALTACGRAGLLPRTVPTPAAIGDEIVAVSVQAEEGPSLEEESGPSDDAPMEPPAPIVEAPPPAWDIEVEPYESHERVEHYVQRFSGPLRSTFEVALERRSRYAPMIHAKLRAGGLPEDMIYLALIESWYDPHAYSAAAAVGMWQFMTRTAKSVGLRVDWWVDERRDPVAATDAAIRYLNQLHDNFGSIYLASAAYNGGPGRVSRGLQANAEVLEGAAGDDLFFALSDNTKALRPETRDYVPKLIAAALVGKDPTRYGVEAREVQPFAWDSVAVAANVPLAAVAKAIDVSVDTLKDYNPHILRGMTPPTGAATWLRVPVGRAEGFSAAFEALPEVERVATKRVVTREGDYITKIAKANGLTAKELNWYNPQATRLPNGNLHAGQRIVVPRRDVADAARDVPNPSIERYGASSTYVVKRGDNLSVIARKHGTTVAQLRQINRLRGDIIRPGQRLRVR from the coding sequence ATGCCGACACCGACTCGCCTTTCGCTGATTGCCGCCGTGCTGGCGCTGACCGCCTGCGGTCGCGCGGGCTTGCTGCCGCGCACCGTGCCGACGCCCGCCGCCATCGGCGACGAGATCGTGGCCGTGTCCGTGCAGGCGGAGGAAGGCCCGTCGCTCGAAGAAGAGTCGGGACCCTCCGACGACGCGCCGATGGAGCCGCCGGCTCCGATCGTCGAGGCGCCGCCGCCGGCCTGGGACATCGAGGTCGAGCCCTACGAATCACACGAGCGCGTCGAGCACTACGTGCAGCGCTTCAGTGGTCCGCTGCGCAGCACCTTTGAGGTCGCACTGGAGCGCCGGTCCCGCTACGCGCCGATGATCCACGCCAAGCTGCGCGCGGGCGGCCTTCCGGAAGACATGATCTACCTGGCGTTGATCGAGAGCTGGTACGACCCGCACGCGTACTCGGCGGCCGCTGCCGTCGGGATGTGGCAGTTCATGACGCGCACGGCGAAGAGCGTCGGCCTGCGCGTGGATTGGTGGGTGGATGAGCGCCGCGATCCCGTCGCGGCCACCGACGCCGCCATCCGCTACCTGAACCAGCTGCACGACAACTTCGGCTCCATCTACCTCGCCTCGGCGGCCTACAACGGCGGGCCGGGCCGTGTGTCGCGGGGCCTGCAGGCCAACGCCGAGGTGCTGGAAGGCGCGGCGGGCGATGACCTCTTCTTCGCGCTCTCGGACAACACCAAGGCCCTGCGGCCGGAGACGCGCGATTACGTGCCGAAGCTCATCGCGGCGGCCTTGGTCGGGAAGGACCCTACGCGCTATGGCGTGGAGGCGCGGGAGGTGCAGCCCTTCGCCTGGGATAGCGTAGCAGTAGCGGCGAATGTGCCGCTGGCAGCGGTGGCCAAGGCCATCGACGTGTCGGTGGACACGCTCAAGGACTACAACCCGCACATCCTGCGCGGGATGACACCGCCGACTGGCGCCGCCACGTGGCTTCGCGTGCCGGTGGGTCGCGCCGAGGGCTTCAGCGCGGCGTTTGAAGCACTGCCGGAGGTCGAGCGTGTCGCAACCAAGCGCGTGGTCACCCGCGAGGGCGACTACATCACGAAGATCGCCAAGGCCAACGGGCTGACGGCGAAGGAACTGAACTGGTACAACCCGCAGGCCACGCGGCTGCCGAACGGCAACCTGCACGCAGGCCAGCGCATCGTGGTGCCGCGGCGTGATGTGGCGGATGCCGCGCGCGACGTGCCGAATCCGTCGATTGAGCGCTATGGGGCGTCGAGCACCTACGTGGTGAAGCGCGGCGACAACCTCAGCGTGATCGCCCGCAAGCACGG
- a CDS encoding glycosyltransferase family 1 protein yields MTGAAAGRDLSGLRLALFTDTFAPQLNGVTRTLERLVQAIEARGGAVQVHTVADPGAVEEPQVRRWESTSFWAYPQLRIALPSRRQVLQAVAEWEPTLIHATTPFGVGLAGRHAARTLGVPLVTSYHTSFADYLRHYHLQALDAVAWPYLRWFHNSGQRTFAPSGAVADELRAHRFESVRIWGRGLDPLRFHPRFRTDVMRAAMGAGTRDLVVAYVGRLAPEKGVRVAMAAMQRVMRDRPHVRFAVAGDGPDELTCRKLAPAGTWFAGALHGEALSSFYASADILVFPSTTETFGNVVLEAMGAGVPVVAPDAGATLELASRESGALFRGGDSGSLASAVESLLDDPARRRAMSDAGLRIAAARSWDAIWDGLFGEYLALSASGDGRAMARVA; encoded by the coding sequence ATGACCGGCGCTGCTGCGGGCCGGGACCTTAGCGGTCTCCGGCTCGCGCTCTTCACCGACACCTTCGCCCCCCAGCTCAACGGCGTCACACGGACGCTGGAGCGGCTGGTGCAGGCCATCGAGGCGCGGGGCGGGGCGGTGCAGGTACACACCGTCGCTGACCCAGGTGCGGTCGAGGAGCCGCAGGTTCGACGCTGGGAGAGCACGTCGTTCTGGGCCTATCCGCAACTGCGCATCGCTTTGCCTTCGCGGCGCCAGGTCTTGCAGGCCGTGGCCGAGTGGGAGCCGACGCTGATCCACGCGACCACGCCGTTTGGTGTGGGACTGGCGGGTCGGCACGCGGCGCGCACGCTGGGTGTCCCGCTCGTGACCTCGTACCACACGTCATTTGCGGACTATCTCCGGCACTACCACCTGCAGGCGCTCGACGCGGTGGCCTGGCCGTACCTGCGATGGTTCCACAACAGCGGGCAGCGCACCTTCGCGCCGTCGGGCGCGGTGGCCGACGAGCTGCGCGCGCATCGCTTCGAGAGCGTCCGCATCTGGGGCCGTGGTTTGGATCCGCTGCGGTTCCATCCGCGTTTCCGCACCGACGTGATGCGTGCGGCGATGGGTGCGGGCACGCGGGATCTCGTGGTCGCGTACGTCGGGCGTCTGGCCCCCGAGAAGGGCGTGCGCGTGGCGATGGCCGCGATGCAGCGGGTGATGCGGGATCGCCCACACGTGCGCTTCGCCGTGGCCGGTGATGGTCCCGATGAACTCACCTGCCGCAAACTCGCGCCGGCCGGGACTTGGTTCGCCGGCGCACTGCACGGTGAGGCACTCTCGAGCTTCTACGCCTCGGCGGACATCCTCGTGTTTCCCTCAACCACCGAGACCTTCGGCAATGTCGTGCTCGAGGCGATGGGCGCCGGCGTCCCGGTGGTCGCGCCGGACGCTGGCGCGACCCTCGAGCTCGCGTCGCGGGAATCCGGCGCGCTCTTCCGCGGTGGCGATTCCGGATCTCTGGCTAGCGCGGTCGAGTCATTGCTCGATGATCCCGCCCGCCGCCGTGCGATGTCCGATGCCGGCCTGCGGATCGCGGCCGCGCGCAGTTGGGACGCCATCTGGGATGGCCTGTTCGGGGAGTATCTCGCCTTGAGTGCATCCGGCGACGGCCGGGCCATGGCCCGCGTGGCGTAA
- a CDS encoding phosphatase PAP2 family protein produces the protein MLTRLDARDRALFLRWVIGEQTPKRVTRAWRLLTHVGGARMTILAVLLPMLFAPAGLQLVAIKAAWALTLSHLIVQVIKRNVLRERPSVRVIGSTHVVVPDKFSFPSGHSCSVMSVAFVYAAAFPVLSWPLLLLSALVGWSRVRLGVHYPGDVLAGQAIAIATGIAVLLLW, from the coding sequence TTGCTCACCCGCCTCGACGCCCGAGACCGCGCGCTGTTCCTGCGCTGGGTCATCGGCGAGCAGACGCCCAAGCGCGTGACACGCGCCTGGCGCCTGCTCACGCACGTCGGTGGCGCTCGCATGACGATACTGGCGGTGCTGCTGCCGATGCTCTTCGCGCCGGCGGGGCTGCAACTGGTGGCCATCAAGGCGGCCTGGGCACTGACGCTCTCACACCTGATCGTCCAGGTGATCAAGCGCAACGTGCTGCGCGAGCGGCCTTCGGTGCGGGTGATCGGCAGCACCCACGTGGTGGTGCCGGACAAGTTCTCCTTCCCCAGCGGCCACTCCTGCTCGGTGATGAGCGTGGCCTTCGTGTACGCGGCGGCCTTCCCGGTGCTCTCGTGGCCACTGCTGCTGCTCTCGGCGCTCGTGGGTTGGTCACGCGTGCGGCTCGGCGTGCACTACCCTGGCGATGTGCTGGCGGGCCAGGCGATTGCCATCGCGACTGGCATCGCGGTCTTGCTGCTCTGGTGA
- a CDS encoding alkaline phosphatase family protein has protein sequence MLRETPVRRVIVVVLDGLRPDAIPRFGLHHIGGLVQRGAGTMLGRTVSPSVTACAMASLFTGAAPERHGLQSERFHLPRATGQIDPLPRLLAAHGLPTQAFLRRMPLLFVGIAHQIAKRLGVTKPTFRGETCQEILDHATPALRSQAAGLLLMHWPDCDRIGHEHGWMSEPYAEAARQMDAAMGRLLAALDLQDPGTLLIALADHGGGGAVKDHHNSEHPLDRTIPIVLAGGAVRRGDLPAGTSLLDVPATIAWALGLPIPDSFAGRPLRAALEAMPLVAAA, from the coding sequence ATGTTGCGAGAGACCCCAGTACGCCGCGTCATCGTGGTCGTCCTCGACGGCCTGCGGCCCGATGCCATCCCCCGCTTTGGCCTGCACCACATCGGCGGCTTGGTCCAGCGCGGTGCGGGCACGATGCTCGGGCGCACGGTGTCACCGAGCGTGACGGCCTGCGCGATGGCCTCGCTGTTCACGGGCGCGGCGCCCGAGCGCCACGGACTGCAGAGTGAGCGCTTTCACCTGCCGCGAGCCACGGGGCAGATCGATCCGCTGCCGCGGCTGCTCGCGGCGCACGGTTTGCCGACGCAGGCCTTCTTGCGTCGGATGCCGCTGCTCTTCGTTGGCATCGCGCATCAGATCGCCAAGCGCCTCGGGGTCACGAAGCCGACGTTCCGCGGCGAGACCTGCCAGGAGATCCTGGATCACGCGACGCCCGCCCTGCGCAGCCAGGCGGCGGGCCTTCTGCTGATGCATTGGCCTGACTGCGATCGCATCGGACACGAGCACGGCTGGATGTCGGAGCCGTACGCGGAGGCCGCGCGGCAGATGGACGCCGCGATGGGACGGCTGCTGGCCGCGCTGGATCTGCAGGACCCGGGCACCCTCTTGATTGCCCTCGCGGACCACGGCGGCGGCGGCGCGGTGAAGGACCACCACAATAGCGAGCACCCGCTGGACCGGACGATTCCCATTGTCCTCGCGGGCGGCGCGGTGCGTCGGGGCGACCTTCCGGCGGGCACCTCGTTGCTCGATGTGCCGGCGACCATTGCCTGGGCCTTGGGGCTGCCGATTCCCGACAGTTTCGCCGGTCGGCCGCTGAGGGCGGCATTGGAGGCCATGCCCCTCGTCGCGGCGGCCTAA